CTGCTGCTATTTGAGGACGTTAGCAAATACACTCAACAGCTTCTTTTTAGCCTCTGAGACAATGTTTTCATTCTGGTCAGCTTGCAACATCTTCCCCACGACGAGTTGTTGTGGAGAAGTATAAATTGAGGGTCTTTTCCCGCAAACTAAAACGGTTGCGTATAACGTAATTCTATTCTCTTTTCTACTCTTTCTGTATTACTTCGCTAAAGTTTATTATTGCTAACATGGGTTACGAAAAACATCTGGTGGGTCTTTCCATCAAAGTTAAGAACTTCTTCGACAAGTTCCCTGAAATTTACAATGTCTACGTCGTGGTTATGATTTCTACCACTGCTGGTATGATGTTTGGTTTTGATATCTCTTCGATGTCTGCCTTCATTGGTACCACGCAATACAAGAACTACTTTAATTCTCCCGGCTCTGCTATCCAAGGTTTCATCACTTCTGCTATGGCTcttggttctttctttggttctTTGGCTTGTACCTTTGTGTCCGAGCCTCTCGGAAGAAGagcatctcttttcttatgTTCGTTCTTTTGGATGGTTGGCGCTGCTATTCAATCCTCTTCTCAGAATAGAGCACAGTTGATCATTGGTCGTATTATCAGTGGTCTTGGTGTTGGTTTTGGTTCCACCGTGGCCCCAGTTTACGGTTCGGAGTTGGCTCCTAGAAAGATCAGAGGTTTCATTGGTGGCTTGTTCCAATATTCTGTTACACTCGGTATCTTGGTTATGTTCTATATTTCTTACGGTTTACACTTTATCGACGGTGTTGCTTCTTTCAGAATCGCCTGGGGTTTGCAAATTATTGTTggtctcttcttattcttcgGCGTGTTTATTTTGCCAGAATCTCCAAGATGGTTGGCAGAACATGACTTCTGGGATGAGGCTGAAGAGATTGTGGCCAAGATTCAGGCTCACGGTGATAAAACTGATGCTGATGTTATGATTGAAATTTCAGAGATTAAAGAACAGATTCTTATTGATGAGGCTGCCAAGGATGTTACCTACGCTActcttttcaacaagaagtaCTGTATGAGAACTATTACTGCCATATTTGCTCAGATTTGGCAACAATTGACTGGTATGAATGTTATGATGTACTATATCGTCTACATTTTCGAGATGGCTGGTTACACTGGTAACACCAACTTGGTTGCTTCCTCTATTCAATACG
This sequence is a window from Brettanomyces nanus chromosome 3, complete sequence. Protein-coding genes within it:
- the HGT1 gene encoding high affinity glucose transporter (EggNog:ENOG41); this translates as MGYEKHLVGLSIKVKNFFDKFPEIYNVYVVVMISTTAGMMFGFDISSMSAFIGTTQYKNYFNSPGSAIQGFITSAMALGSFFGSLACTFVSEPLGRRASLFLCSFFWMVGAAIQSSSQNRAQLIIGRIISGLGVGFGSTVAPVYGSELAPRKIRGFIGGLFQYSVTLGILVMFYISYGLHFIDGVASFRIAWGLQIIVGLFLFFGVFILPESPRWLAEHDFWDEAEEIVAKIQAHGDKTDADVMIEISEIKEQILIDEAAKDVTYATLFNKKYCMRTITAIFAQIWQQLTGMNVMMYYIVYIFEMAGYTGNTNLVASSIQYVLNMVMTIPALFLLDRVGRRPVLLTGAVLMMIFQFAVAGILATYSKPVSSVDGDTTVRIRIPDSNKTAARAVIAMCYLFVCSFACTWGVGIWLYCSEIWGENAIRQRGAALSTAANWILNFAIAMYTPSSFENITWKTYCIYATFCGCMFFHVLFFFPETKGKRLEEIAQIWDEHIPAWKTSKWVPSIPIVSEEGLAKKLEVQHVENPSSSNDNDSETAAQV